A genomic window from Glycine soja cultivar W05 chromosome 10, ASM419377v2, whole genome shotgun sequence includes:
- the LOC114370966 gene encoding probable serine/threonine-protein kinase PBL24, producing the protein MNCFPCCGPKKSNSKREHGSPPPELVTGKNPDMKKQKADEQNQADPGNIQAQAFSFRELATATKNFRQECLIDEGGFGRIYKGIIPSTGQLVAVKQLDRNGIQSSKEFLAEVAELSLLHHENLVNLIGYCADGDQRLLVYELFASRTLENRLFEKKADESPLNWFERMKIVAAASKGLEYLHETSKPPVIYRDLKASSILVDSDLLAKLCDVGMAKLSGGDKMNNGPPRLMGTYGHCAPEYVKAGQLTLKSDVYSFGVVLLELITGRRAIDTSKPNEEQNLVSWATPLFRDPKRYPEMADPLLNKNFPEKDLNQVVAIASMCLQEEAEARPLISDVVTALGFLSAPPPPPAHAPVPKKSDVAESERESDSEGESESGSDAISRKGSRRSSLDKSQHDYCDSSHLPPVVSSKPSRKSSTRSSKGKHSSESGDGVSVSSISSKSSRKSRGDLSQKSSRKSSVEDLSQQKSSKKSSVEDLSQHKSSRKSSSTKDLSQKSSRKSSVEDLSQHKSSRKSSSTKDLSQKSSRKSSIRKPSSRVLSHKSNVASEDGSISSSCRSSSVGSEDEGVRSERSSMRLSQGSYRSDPYGSRRTEDESMNILDRATSIGSDEDSGHPFDQTSSSGGSSVYSR; encoded by the exons ATGAACTGCTTCCCTTGTTGTGGCCCTAAAAAAAGCAATAGCAAGAGGGAGCATGGGTCTCCACCCCCAGAACTTGTTACAGGAAAAAATCCAG ATATGAAGAAACAAAAAGCTGACGAGCAAAACCAAGCTGACCCTGGCAATATTCAGGCACAGGCTTTCAGTTTCCGTGAGCTAGCAACAGCAACAAAGAATTTCCGTCAGGAATGCCTCATTGATGAAGGAGGTTTCGGCAGAATCTACAAAGGGATAATTCCTTCCACCGGCCAG CTTGTGGCGGTGAAGCAACTCGACCGAAATGGGATCCAAAGCAGTAAGGAATTTCTGGCTGAGGTTGCGGAGCTAAGTCTCTTGCACCACGAAAATCTGGTCAATCTCATTGGTTATTGTGCTGATGGAGATCAACGTCTTTTGGTCTACGAGTTATTTGCTTCGCGTACTCTAGAAAACCGTCTTTTTG AGAAAAAAGCGGATGAGAGCCCATTAAATTGGTTTGAAAGAATGAAAATAGTAGCGGCTGCTTCTAAAGGACTAGAGTACTTGCATGAGACTTCGAAGCCCCCGGTTATATACCGGGACTTGAAAGCGTCGAGCATCTTGGTGGACAGTGATCTGCTTGCAAAACTATGTGATGTTGGCATGGCCAAGCTTTCTGGTGGAGACAAGATGAACAATGGACCTCCAAGACTTATGGGTACCTATGGTCACTGTGCTCCCGAGTATGTAAAAGCTGGTCAACTCACCTTGAAATCAGATGTATACAGTTTCGGAGTTGTCTTGCTAGAGCTCATAACTGGACGAAGAGCCATTGACACCTCAAAGCCAAACGAAGAGCAGAATCTTGTTTCATGG GCAACACCCTTGTTCAGGGACCCCAAGAGATATCCAGAAATGGCAGATCCACTTCTTAATAAGAACTTCCCAGAAAAAGATCTGAATCAAGTTGTTGCAATAGCATCCATGTGCTTACAGGAGGAAGCAGAAGCTCGTCCTTTGATCAGTGACGTTGTAACTGCTCTAGGTTTCCTTTCCGCGCCTCCTCCTCCACCTGCTCATGCTCCTGTCCCCAAAAAGAGTGATGTTGCTGAAAGCGAAAGGGAAAGCGATAGCGAGGGCGAAAGTGAGAGCGGAAGCGACGCAATATCTAGAAAGGGAAGCCGCAGATCATCGTTGGATAAAAGTCAACATGATTATTGTGATAGCAGCCATCTTCCACCAGTGGTTTCCTCTAAACCAAGCCGCAAAAGCAGCACCAGATCAAGTAAAGGAAAACACAGTTCAGAATCAGGAGATGGGGTTAGCGTTTCTTCCATCAGCAGCAAGAGCAGTAGGAAATCTCGCGGTGATTTAAGCCAGAAGAGCAGCAGAAAATCTTCTGTGGAAGATTTAAGCCAGCAGAAGAGCAGCAAAAAATCCTCCGTGGAAGACCTAAGCCAGCATAAGAGCAGCAGAAAGTCTTCTAGCACCAAAGACTTAAGCCAGAAGAGCAGCAGAAAATCTTCCGTGGAAGACCTAAGCCAGCATAAGAGCAGCAGAAAGTCTTCTAGCACCAAAGACTTAAGCCAGAAGAGCAGCAGAAAATCTTCCATCAGAAAACCTTCTAGCAGAGTTTTGAGCCACAAGAGCAACGTTGCATCTGAGGATGGAAGCATTTCCTCAAGTTGTCGTAGCAGCAGTGTGGGATCAGAGGATGAAGGGGTTCGGTCAGAGCGTAGCAGCATGAGGCTATCACAAGGAAGTTATCGCTCGGACCCCTATGGCAGCAGAAGGACAGAGGATGAGAGCATGAATATTTTAGACCGTGCAACCAGCATTGGGTCTGATGAGGATAGTGGTCACCCTTTTGACCAAACAAGCAGCAGTGGAGGATCAAGTGTTTATTCGCGATAA
- the LOC114372658 gene encoding putative F-box protein PP2-B12, with protein MKSQDLPEGCVAHILSYICTPEDIVRLSLVSKAFYSAADYDTVWDRFIPSDFSSTISPLSSSNSKKDLYFTLSDRPTIIDQGRKSFQLEKRTAKKCYMLSARDISITWAPTQGEASQYWEWKSLPESRFQEVARLYAVCWFNITGQIKTRVLSPNTQYAAFLVFQMIDASGFHHHPAMLSVSNVGGSRTSKYVCLDPNLEDNDLDDRFRGLQRPNVRKDKWLEIEMGEFFNSGLEEDEIYMNVRETSDMWKHGFILEGIEVRPKHV; from the exons ATGAAGTCCCAAGACTTGCCGGAAGGATGCGTCGCACACATATTGTCGTACATTTGTACTCCTGAAGACATAGTCAGGCTCTCCCTCGTTTCCAAGGCCTTTTATTCTGCAGCTGATTACGACACTGTGTGGGATCGTTTTATACCCTCTGATTTCTCCTCTACCATTTCTCCACTTTCTTCCTCTAACTCTAAGAAGGATCTCTATTTCACTCTCTCCGACCGTCCCACCATCATCGACCAGGGTAGAAAG AGCTTTCAATTGGAAAAGCGAACTGCGAAGAAGTGCTACATGCTTTCCGCTAGGGATATTTCTATTACATGGG CTCCAACGCAGGGAGAGGCTTCTCAATATTGGGAGTGGAAAAGCCTACCAGAGTCAAG GTTCCAAGAAGTTGCGAGGCTTTACGCTGTGTGCTGGTTTAACATCACTGGGCAGATAAAGACCCGCGTCTTGTCCCCAAATACTCAGTACGCAGCTTTTCTTGTGTTCCAGATGATCGATGCCAGTGGATTTCACCACCATCCTGCGATGTTATCAGTAAGTAATGTTGGAGGCAGTAGAACTTCCAAATATGTTTGTTTGGATCCCAACTTAGAAGATAATGATCTTGATGACAGATTTCGGGGTCTGCAACGTCCTAATGTGAGAAAAGATAAGTGGTTAGAGATTGAGATGGGAGAGTTCTTCAACTCAGGCTTGGAAGAAGATGAAATCTATATGAATGTCAGGGAAACTAGTGATATGTGGAAGCACGGTTTCATTCTTGAAGGAATAGAAGTTAGGCCTAAACATGTTTGA